CGGAATACGGCTCGGCATCGGACCCGATCGGCCGCGTCAGCTCGTGGATCAGCGCGTACTGGGCGTGGTTGGTGTCCTGGTACTCGTCGACCAGGATGTGCCGGAACCGGCGGCGGTAGACGTCGGCCACTTTCGGGAACGCGCGGAACAGGAACACCGTCTGCCCGATGAGGTCGTCGAAGTCGAACGCGTTCGCCCGCTGCAGTTCGCGCTGGTACGCGGCGAACAGCTCGACGAAGACGCGCTCAGCCGGATCGGACATGTTCGCCGAGCGGGCGTAGGACTCGGCATCCGACAGCTCGTTCTTCAGCTTGGAGATGCGGCTCTGCGTGGCCGCCGGGGTGAGCCCGTAGGCGTCGGCCTCGTGCTCCTTCACCAGCCGCTTGATGAGCGCGCGCGAATCGCCGGAGTCGTAGATCGTGAACGACTTGGTGAAGCCGAACTGCTCGGCCTCGCGCCGCAGGATGCGCACGCAGGCGGAGTGGAACGTCGAGATCCACATGCCGCGCGCCGAGTCGCCGATCAGATTCTCGACGCGCTCGCGCATCTCGCCCGCGGCCTTGTTGGTGAACGTGATCGCGAGGATCTGGCTGGGCCACGCCTCGCGGCCTCGCAGCAGCGACGCGATGCGGCGGGTGAGAACGCTCGTCTTGCCCGAACCGGCGCCGGCGACGATCAGCAGGGCCTGCCCCCGGAACGTCACGGCCTCGCGCTGCTGCGGGTTGAGCCCCGCGAGGAGGTCTTCGTCGGGGCGCGCGCCGGGCTGCTGAGGGCCGTGGTTCGCGCCGACGATGACAGGGACGGATGCCGCGCGCTGCGCGGCCGCGGAGGCGTCGGTCATAGCCCTCTGATTCTAGGCGCGCGGCCCGACACGGGAGCCCAGACCCCGAGTCGCGCTTCAGGGGCCGACCGGATCCCAGTCGCGCCCGAACCAGCGCTTCACACGGGAGGAGCCGAACTCCTTCTTGTCGGCGGCGAGGGTGGGCGAGGGCCCCTGAAGCGTGCCGTTCGGGCGCCCGCCGAAGAACTCGACCTCGACCACACCGACCTCGTCACCGCCGAACTCGATGTAGCAGATCCCCTTGCCGTCGTACCGGTCGTCTCCCCGCCCGCCCCGCAGACGCGCGGCGATGCGTCGCGCAGCGGTCGCCCCCTGCCGCTCGGCGAAGACCCCGGCGCGGGGTGTGCCCACGGCGGCGCAGTCGCCGATGGCGTAGACGTCGGGCCAGGGCGTCTCGAGCGTGAGCGGATCGACGGGAACCCAGCCGTCGACCGTGAGACCCGATGCCTCCACGACGGCCGGCACGCGATGCACGGGCACGCCGAGGTAGAGGTCGAACGGCAGGTCCGTCCCGTCGCTCAGCTTCGCCACCTTCCGATCGGCGTCGAGCGAGCGCACCGATGTCTCGGGATACCACGCGATCCCCCGCTCGGCGAAGGCATCGAGCAGCGCCGCGGACGCATCGGGCGAGGGCGGAATCGGGCGGGGGAACGGCATGACGAGCGCGATCGTCGAAGAATCCCGGATGCCGCGATCCCGCAGCATCTCGTCGAGCAGCAGTGCGGTCTCGCTCGGTGCGGGCGGGCATTTGAACGGACCGGCGGTGATCCCGATCACGACGTCACCGCCGGGGAAGGCGGCGAGCACGTCGCGCGCGGCGAAGGCCCCGGCCTCGCTGTAGAATTCGTGGCCGACCTCGGCCAGGCCGTGCGTGCGCGACACCTCGTAGTCCGCGCCGAGGGCGATCACCAGAACGTCGGCCTCGAACGGTCCCGCAGTGGTCTCGACGCGCTTCGCAGTGGCGTCGACCGCGGTGACGTCGGCGTGAACGAACCTCACTCCGGGCGCCGCGAGATCGACGTACGAGTGACGCACGTGGGCGGCATCCGTTCGCCCGAACATCACGTCGAGCTTCGAGAAGCCGAACACGAACCCCTCGGTGCGATCGATGAGCGTGATGTCGAGCCCGCCGCGGAACTCCGCGGCGAGAGTCGCCGTGAGTTCGAGGCCGCCGAAGCCGGCCCCGAGCACGAGGACGCGAGCAGTCATACGGCACTCCCCTGTGTCGCCTTTCCCCAGTGCGGGTCACTCTACTCGGTGCCCCCACTCGCCAGAACACGCCGCTGCCGCGCGCGATCGTCAGCGTGTTTTGGCGACTCGATCACCGCCCGCACAGCGGGTTCGCGGCATCCGCACGGCATGATCGATTCATGCGCACCATCCTCAACATCATCTGGCTCGTGCTGTCGGGCTTCTGGATGTTCCTCGGCTACCTGCTGGCGGGCGTGATCCTGTGCATCCTGATCCTCACGATCCCGTGGGGCATCGCCTCGTTCCGCATCGGCGTCTTCGCGCTGTGGCCGTTCGGGCGCACCATCGTCGAGAAGCCGCGTTCGGGCGTCGGCTCGTTCCTCGGCAACGTGGTGTGGGTGATCCTCGCGGGCTGGTGGCTCGCGATCGGCCACATCCTCACCGGCGTCGCGATGTGCATCACGATCATCGGCATCCCGCTCGGCATCGCGAGCTTCAAGCTCGTCCCGGTCTCGCTCATGCCGCTCGGCAAGGACATCGTCCGCACCGACGAGGCCCACGCGCTCGTCCGGCACTGACCCGCCCGCCGCGGCATCCGCCGACCCGCACCCTGCGGCGCATAACTCCTGCAGGTTCAGCGCGGCGCGCGGGTTACGCGGCGCAATCACGCGGGCGACGCGTCCGGCCCGACGAAGAATGCAGGAGTTATGCGCCGCGGTCCCGGCTCAGGCGCCCGGCTCAGGCGCCCGGCGCAGGCGCGCGCTCGGCCTACGCGCGCGTCCTGGCTCAGGCGGGAACGGATGCCGCGGCCCGGCGCCGCCACGGGAGCGCGAGCAGCAGACCCGCGACGAAGAGGACGACTCCGACGGCGGCCGCGATCCACGGCGTCTCGGGCGGGATCTCGAGGTAGGTCGTGATGCCGAGGATGCGGGCGAGGCCCCACGGCAGCAGACCCATCTGGTCGTTCCACAGGCTGAGCGCGGTCTCGAGGCCGATCGCACCGATGACCGCGGCCGGGATGGCGAGCGCGGCGCCGATGGCCGCGAGCACGTAGCCGGTGGCCCGGCGTGCGCCGACCTGCGCCGACAGCGCCCAGCCGCCGGCGACGAACACCCACACGAAGAGAGCGAAGGCGACGGCGATGTAGAGCGTGCGGAACACCGGCTCGGTCCAGAAGGCGAACCAGTACCCGCCGGGACCCGAGAACGAGAGGGCGACGAGCGTCACGATGCAGCGGAGCACGACGACCCCGCCGACGGCCGCGATCACCGGCCAGGGCGAACGCCGACGGACGAAGAGCCGCACCACGAGCGCGAAGATCGCCCAGCCCGCGAACACGACGGCGAGGTGCGCCCACGACAGGAACGAGGTCTGCACCGCGCGCGTGGCCACCAGCAGCGCCGCCGGAACGATCAGCAGCAGCCACCGGTCGAGATCGAGCATGCCGAGCGTCGACTCCCGCGCCCGCCACGGGCGGACCGACGCGATCCACGACGCCCGCGCGGCGGCCGCACCGGGGCGACGAACCAATCGGGTGCGGGCGGCGAGCATGCCGATCACGACCCACGCGGCGGCGAGCAGCAGCAGCACCCGCGCGATCCAGGCCATCGCCAGGTCGCGCTCCGCGCGCTCCACGCCCAGCTGCGCCGCCGTGAGGTTGAACGCCGGGTAGTCGATGTTCCCCTCGTAGGTCTCCAGGTGAGCGGCGGCGAGTGCCTCGTACTCGACGCGATCGGCATCCCACCGGGCGTGCGCCTCGGGCGAGAGGGTGTCGTGCCACTGCCCCTGGTGGAGGATCATCGCGCGGTACGCGCCGAGCAGCCGCAGCACGTCGAGTTCGTAGTCGAGCGTTCCCACGAACGCGTCGCGCATCGCGGGGTCGCGCCAGGTGGCGGCATCCGTCCCCGCCACCGCGTCGCGCATGGCTTCCACCGTCTCGACGGCCTCGCGACCGCCGGCGATGACGGACTCGATGTCGCCGTCGGTCGCGTCGCGCGAGATGGCGTAGAGCACGTCGAGGACGGCGGAGTCCCCGGTGAGGATGTCCCACTCGAAGATCCACATCATGGGCGGCGGCTCGAGTCCGATCGCGAAGACGCGCTGATCGGCGAACGCCTCGATGTACATGCCCTGCTCGATCGCGTCGCGCGACAGGTCCATGGCCTGGACGATCGCCGACACCGTCTCGGGGTCGTCCGAGAACCACTGGCGCGCCCATCCGGCCGTGACGTCGGCGACGTCGGTCTCGGGATCGCGGGCGAGCGCCGCGGCGACGACCGTGTCGAGCTCGTACAGCTGCCAGAACCCGGCCTTGAGGTACAGCGTCATCGGACCGGCGCGCCACGGCCCGCCGTCCTGCGTCCACACCCACACGCCCTCGATGTTCGGGTTCGCGGCGAGCAGCGTCTGCAGCGCGTACTGGTATTCGCGGCCGAGGTCGTTGGGGAACGATCCGAAGTTCTCGAACTCGCGACGGCTCTGGAACTCGACGATGCGGCGCTGCTGCCCCTGCTCGAGCGTGTCGTTGAGGGGCAGCCAGCTGTAGAAGTCGCCGAGCGTGTACTTCGTCGAGACGATCAGGGCGGGCGAGTCGATGCCGCCGAGCACCTCCTCGTAGGACTCCGGGTTGGTGTGCATGTCGCCGACGGCGCCCACGCCCACGCTCCACGTGCGGAAGATGACCTCGCGATCGGTCGCCTCGGCCTGCGCACTCAGGGTGGTGAGCATCGCGCGCACGGCGGCGGGGGTGCGCACCGCGAGCTGCGAGTAGTAGTCCCAGCCCTCCACGTCGTACACCTGTCCGGCTTCGCCGATGCGGATCAGGATGCCGTCCAGCGCGGGTTCTGCGGCGTACAGCTCGTCGAGCCCGGCGGCGTACACCTCCCACAGCTCGGGGTTCTCGGTGTCGAGAGATCCGAACGTGTCGACGAGGTAGTCCTCGAGCGGCGTGGTGAGGGTGAGCATGTCGGTGCGCAGGAAGACGTCCATGCCGAGATCGTCGGCGTGCTGCCAGAACGGTCCGAAGGCATCGCGCAGCGCGAGAGCCTGCGCGCGGTGCTCGTCCTCGGACGCGTACACCTCGCCTTCGACGACGTCCTCGAAGGCGACGAACTCGACGAAGCCGGGGAACGCCACCGCGTTGTAGCCGTTGGCGAGGGAATGCCGTACGAACTCGTCGAAGTCGGAGAAGGCCTCGGCGAGCGCCGCCTCGTCGATGTAGGGAGCCTCGGGGAGGAGCACCTGCGCGAACGCCTCGGAGGCGTGCGAGTAGTTGGTGCCCGGCTCCCACGCCGCAGGGTCGGGCTCGACGCCGACGGCGCCCATGTCGACCATGCGGAAGGGCAGGCGGGAGGTGATCTCCTCGCCGAGGTTCTCCGCCACCGGCTGCGCCGTGCGCACCTGGTTCGCGAGGTCGTAGATGCCGCGCACGGCGCCGCTCTCGCTCGCGGCCTCGATGCGCAGTCCGGTCGGCGTGCCGGTGAGCAGGTAGGTGTCGTCGGCGTCGTCCCCCTCGCCCGCGACGACTGTGAGCGACGTCTCGCCCTCGCGCTCCGCCGCGTCGGCGGTGGCCTCGAGCAGACTGTCGATCGCGGCGTCGTAGCGCACGCCCTCCGGGGCATCGACCGTGGTCCAGCGCGGTGCCGGAGCGGGTGCGCCGAGGTCGGGTGCTGTCGGAGCGGCGGGCTCCATCTGCGTCGCGGGCTCGGTGCGGATGCCGAGCGCATCGCCCACCACGACGCCGAGTCCGAGGCCGAGAGCGACCAGCACGACCGAAGTGACGACAGCGAGAACGCCTCGCCGTGTCGCCATCGTCATTGCACTAAGTTACCGCCCCGCGACCAGTGCTTCTGACCGATCTCCGCCTGGCGGATCGATGGTTCCGGGATGCCTCGATCAGCCTCCGCCGAGCGTGCCGCGGACGAGCCCGGCACTCGCGAGTGCGTCGGCCGCGAGCCTGCGCTTCAGCTCGATCGACTGTCCGATCTCCTGGGCGAGCAGCGGGCGCGAGCGGACCAGTTCGTCGACGGTTGCGAGGGGAACGACGAGCACCGTGAGCACGTCGGCCGCGATCGCCGTCGTGAGGGTCCTCTCCCGGGTGAGCGCGGTCTGCCCGACGTAGTCGCCCGGCTCCGCGGTGGCGAACTCGATCCGGCCGCCGTCGACCTCGACCGCGAGTCGCACGCGGCCCTCGACGATGAAGCGGATGTCGTGCGGCATCACGCCCTCCGGCTGGACGATCTCGCCCAGACCGTACCGCTCGAGGCGCGACGTCGAGATGACGAGCTCGCGCTCCGTGTCGCCCAGGTGGAGCGTGGGGCCGACGACCTCGATCGCCTGATCGAGCCTCCCCGGCTCGGCGATGGGATCGGACGCGTCGCCGTCGAGGGCGAGGCCACGGCGCCGCGCCGCGTACCAGAGCCAGGCGAGGTAGAGGCTGAGCGCCTGCGGCGCGTGCTCGGGCCCGCTGATCGGAAGGCTCACCGCGTACTTGCCCGATCCCGCGTACTCGGCGCTCGCACGTTCGTCCCGCACCCGCATCGGGAGCGAGTCCGCCACCTCGACCAGCAGGGCGATCACCTCGTGCGGCGGGTCGTCGGTCGTGAACGCCACCGACGTGGTCACGTGATGCGGTCCGGCAGGCTGGCTCAGATTCGTGAAGGACGCCCCCGACAGGGTCGAGTTCGGGATGATCTGGATGCCCGACCCGGTGTCGATGTGCACGGCTCGCCAGTTCACCTCGATCACGCGGCCCTGCACGCCCGCGGCATCCAGCCAGTCGCCGATCTTGAAGGGCTGCTCGAACAGGAGGAGGAGCCCCGAGATCACGCCGCCGACGGCGTTCTGCAGGGCGAGGCCGATCACGATCGACGTCACCCCGAGCGCAGCGATCAGTCCCGCGACATCCGCCTCCCACACCCATTGGAACAGCAGCGCGAGTCCGACGACCACGAGGATGAGCCGCGCGAGCTCGACGAAGATCGAGGGGATGCGCTCCTGCCAGCTGCCCGCCTTCGCGTTGGCGAAGAGTGCGACGTTGAAGGCGGACAGCACGAGGAGGATCAGGAGGAACCCCAGCACGGTCGCGACCACCCGCGCCCATACCTGGTCGGCATCCGACTGGAAGGCGAAGACCAGGAGGGCGAACAGCGCGGCCACGGGAACGATCCAGTTGCGCAGCAGCCGCACCGGACCGGCGGCGGGATTGCCGCGCCGAGTGAGCGCGCCGAGGATCTCGGTGAGGATCACCAGCGCGACCGGAACGGCGATCGCGATCGCGATCGCCCAGCCGAGCCAGCCGTCCTGGAACGGATCCATGACTACTCGATCCTCCACACGTCCTGCGGGGTGCCACGCAACTCGACGGTTCCCGCCGCCGTGAACGTCACGCTGTCCTGCAGTCGGTCGCGCACCGCCTGGCTCACGTAGATGCCGGGCTGCCCGGTCACGCTGCGCACGCGGTAGGCCAGGCTGACGGCATCGCCCCACAGGTCGTAGGCGAGGCTCGTCCGCGCGACCAGGCCGCTCGTGACCGTGCCGGTGTCGACGCCGGCGCGGATGTCGAGCTCGGTGCCGTTCTGCGAGTTGAACCGCTCCACGACCACGCGCATCTCGCGCGCGAAGTCGACCGCGCGGCGCACGTTGTCCACGCGCGGAACGATCAGGCCCGAGCTCGCGAGGTAGCCGCCGCGCAGCGTCCTCACCTTCTCGACACCGGCCTTCTGTGCGGCCTCGTCGAAGCCTCGCATGAGCGCGTTGAGCTGCGACGTCTCGCTCTCGCCGGAGAGCTCCTCGGAGTACTCCTCGAAGCCGACGAGCTCGGCGAAGACCACCGAGACGTTGTCGTGCTCCTCCGAGATCGTCTCCTCGCCCTCCCGGTAGCGCTTGGCCACCGTTTCGGGCATGAGCGTGAGCATGAGCTTCTGGTTCTCTACCTGCTGCGCGTCGATGAGGTCCTGCTTGATCCGCAGGCTCGACGCCATGTCGTTGAAGGCCGCCCCGAGGTCGCCGATCTCGTCGCGCGAGCCGATCGGCACCTGCACGGCGAGGTCTCCCCCCGCGACGCGTCGCACCGCGTCGACGAGCTTGCGGATCGGGCGCGTGAACACCTGCGCGAGCAGAAGCGAGAGCACGCTGACCGCGAGCACGATCCCCAGGAGCGACAGGACGAGCGTGCGGGTGAAGTCCGCGACGGGAGCGAAGGCCTCGGCGGTGGTGATCCGCGCGACCGCGACCCAGTTGAGGCCCTCGACCTCGACCGGAGTGTAGGCGGCGATGCTCTCGTCCCCGAGGTACGAGGTCGAGATGCCCGATCCGGTGCGACCCTTCAGCGCCTCGATCACGGGTGTCGTATTGATGGGCTGGAGGAGCACCGTGCCGCCCACGGCCACCACTCGCTCGGCGACGGCCGGCGGGGTGCCCGCCGAGACGGCCTTCTCGGCGTACTGGTCCGGGTGCTCGACGAGCTCGCGCGAGATGCTGCGCATCAGCTGGTCTTGACCGACGACGTAGACCTCGCCGGTATCGCCGAGGCCCTGCTCCTTCCACTGCTGGTCGCCGGTCATCGCATCGTTGATCGTGTCGAGCGGGATCTGTGCCGCGAGCACACCGGTGATGGTCGAGTCGTTGCCGATCGGCGACACCACCCACATCGTGGGGACGTTCAGCGACGGGATCCAGCGTTCGAAGTCGGTGGTCTCCACGACGTTGACACTGTTCGTCGCGACGACCGTACGGTAGGCGTCGGCCAGCAGCGAATCCTTGTACGGCCCGTCGAGCACATTGCTGCCGAGGTCCACGCCCTTGTAGGCCGAATAGACCACGTCGCCGTCGAGGTTGAGCATCAGCAGGTCTTCGTAGCCGACCTGCGAGACCAGCCGAGTGAGGTAGTCCCCGTATTGCGCCGCGGCGGCGGAGTACGGAGTGCCGTCGCCCCCGTCGTTCGTCGCGAGAGCCTCCTCGAAGTCCGCGAACTGCGCCGTGTAGTGATACTGCGCCCACTTGCCGGCGTTCGACTCGGGGATGAATGCGGTGGAGCTGTACGCATCCCCCGTTCTCGCCTCGAGCTCGGGGTTGAAGGTGTCGGCGTAGTACGCCTCGAGCTCGGCCTCCTGGGCAGGCGTGAGCTCCCGGTTCTGGAGGTCGTCCCACCCCGCGTTGAGCAGCCTGGAGGCCGTCTGCGCACTGAGGTTCCGCGAATCGAGGGCGACGCCCTTCTGCACGCCTTCGAGCGTGTGCTCCAGCTCGTGCACCCGCAGCTCGCGGATCGTGGTCAACTGGTCGATCGCGGACGCCTGCAGCGACTCGCGCCCGTTGATGTACCCGATGACGCCCACGATCACCGATGAGATGAGGCTCACCGAGAGCAGCATGATGAGAAGCTTCGACTGGATGCTCAGGCCCGCGCGCCGACGTCTGCGGTCGGCTTTCGGAGCGGACTTCGCGGCTTCCCGCTCGATCTCGTGCTCTCGCAGGCGCTCGGCCTCGGTGATGGGCGTGTGCTGTGGCGCACTGTCCGTCGTCGCGCTCACGCGTTAAGACCCCCCGGTCGACTTGCTCGTCACTCTAGCCACTCCCGAAACACTCGGGCAAGGAACGATCCGAGCACGCGCTTCGCCTCAGTCCGCCCCGCTCCTGTCCGACGGTCAGCTGCTCTTGCGCATCGCCCGGATGCCGGCCCACAGGCCGAGCGCCGCGAGCACGAGGGCGGCGATCCAGCCCCACAGCACCTCGATCGCGCCGAGGTCGCCCGCGAACAGGGCACGCTCGGCCTGCACGACCCAGTTGACCGGGTTCACGGCCGCGACCGCGCGCATCCAGGCGGGTCCGTCGTCGAGCGGCAGGAGCATCCCCGACAGGATCAGGAGCGGGAAGATCAGCGTCTGCTGCACGCCCCAGAACAGCCACTCGCGGTCCTTGGTCTTGAGCGCCAGCGTGTAGGACAGCGAGCCCAGCCCGACGCCGAACACGGCCAGCAGCGCGAGTCCGATCACGAGACCCGGCACGTTGATCGTGAAGCCGAAGGGCCACGCGATCAGCACGATGAGGAGGGCCTGCACGACGATCGGCGCGATCTCCTTCAGCGCGCGGCCGACCAGGAGCGACGATCGCGCGAGCGGCGCGACGAGCGTGCGCTCGTGGGAGCCCGTCATCATCTCGTACTGCAGGTTCGAGCCGGTCGCGCCGGTGCCGAACAGCACGATCATCACGAGCACGCCGGGCACGAACCACTGCAGCGTCTCCCCCACCGGCGCGCCGGACGAGCCGATCAGCAGCGGTGCGAACAGCCCGAGGAAGACGAGCGGCTGCACGAGGCTGAAGATCAGCGTGAACGGGTCGCGGACGACCGGCTTGAGCTCGCGCGTGAGCACGTTCCAGGTGTCGCGTGCCGGGTTGGCGCGCACGACCGTATCAGGCCGCGCATCGGTCTGTTCGATGGTCATCGCTGTGCTCCCGTCTTCGCCGCCTCGGCGGTGGGTGAATCGGATGCCGCGGGCGCGGCCGCCGGATCGAGTGGGCGCGCAGCGCCCTTATCGAGATCATCCGTCTCGTTCGTCGACTCTTCGTCCGACCCCTCGCCCGCCTCGCGGAGGGTGCGGCCGGTGAGCGCGAGGAAGACGTCGTCGAGGGTCGGCGGGACGCCGGTCGCACGGGTTACCTGGATCCCGGCCGCGTCGAGCGCCCGCACCGCGGCCGGCAGCAGGGCGTCGCCGTCGGGGGCCGTGAGACTGACGTCGACGTCGCCCTCGCGCCGCACCTCGCGATCGGTGAGGCCCTGCACGACGGAGACGGCGGCCGCGGCATCCGCCGGCGAAGCGAAACCGAGCGTGAGCAGGTCTCCGGCGAGATCGGCCTTGAGCCGAGAGGCCGTGTCGTCGGCGATGACCCGCCCCTTGTCCATGACCATGACGCGCTCCGCGTAGCGGTCGGCTTCTTCGAGGTAGTGCGTCGTGAGGAACACCGTCGTGCCGTAGGTGGCGCGCAGATCGAGGATGTGCTGCCACAGGTTCGCGCGGCTCTGCGGATCGAGTCCGGTCGAGGGTTCGTCGAGGAAGATGAGCGGCGGCGCGTGCATGAGCCCGAGCGCGACGTCGAGCCGCCGCTTCTGGCCGCCCGACAGCTGCTGCACCGAACGGGTCGCGAAGCCCGACAGGTCGAGCGACTCGATGAGCTCGTCGGCCCGCGAGCGCGATGCCGCCTTGGACATGCCGTAGAACGCGCCCTGGCTCAGCAGCTCGTCGCGGGCGCGCTGCGAGAAGCTGCCGCTCGTGAGCTGACCGACGTAGCCGATGCGCGCGCGCACGTCTGAGGGCTGCCGCAGGATGTCGAAGCCGACCACGCGGGCCGTGCCCGAGGTCGGCGGGATGAGGGTGGTGAGCATGCGCAGGCTGGTCGATTTGCCTGCGCCGTTGGGTCCCAGGAACGCGACGAGCTCGCCGCGCTGCACCTGGAACGTGAGGTCGGTGACCGCCTCGACGGTCTTCTTCTTGACGGAGAAACGCTTGGTCAGTCCCTGCGCCTCGATGATCGGTTCATTCGCCATGCAGCAAGGCTAGAAACGATTGCGGACAGATTCGGTCCGCGATCTGTGGGAATCTTCTCGCATGTCCGATACGACCACGCGAGCGCTGTCGCTGCTCAATCTGCTGCAGACCCACCGCCACTGGCCGGGGTCCGAGCTCGCCGACCGCCTCGGCGTGACCGAGCGCACGGTACGGCGCGACGTGGAGCGGCTGCGCGAGCTCGGCTACCGCATCGAGTCCATCTCGGGTTCGGCGGGCGGCTACCGCCTCGAAGCCGGCAGCGCCGTGCCTCCCCTGCTGCTCACCGACGAGGAGGCGGTGGCGATGGCGATCGGGCTGCGGGTCGCGGCATCCCAGCGTCTCGTCTCCGGCCCCGAGACCACCATCACGGCCCTCGCGAAGCTCGAGCAGGTGCTGCCGGCGCCCCTGCGGCGGCGCGTCAACGCGCTCGCCGAGACCGTGCAGCCGGCGGGTCTCAACGCGGGGGCGGCAGTGTCGAGCGACGTGCTCGGCGAGCTCGCCCTGGCCTGTCGCGACCACGAGCGCGTCCGGTTCACGTACACCGCGGCATCCGGCGATGTCACCGTGCGGCGCGTCGAGCCGCACTCCCTCGCCCCCGCCGATCGCCACTGGTACCTGCTGTGCTGGGACGTCGAGAAAGAGGATTGGCGCACCTTCCGGGTCGACCGGCTCACCGGCGTCGAGCACACGCGCGTGCTGTTCGAGCCGCGACCGCTGACCGCCGAGGAGGTCGAGGAGTTCATCTTCGTCGCACGATCGTGGGTGCGGCAGGCGGTCGAAGCGGATGCCGTGATGGACCTCCCTCTCGATGCGATGCGCGAGCTCTTCGGGCAGTGGGGGCAGGGCGCGTCGGACGAGGGCGACGGACGCACCCGGTGGCCGGTCGGCGGCGCGGACTTCCGCGAGACCATGTACGGGCTGACGTGGATCCCGGCCGGAGTCGAATACACCACCGACCTCGCGGCGCCCGCGCGCGACGAACTGCGCGAAGTGCTGGAGCGGATGCTGCGAGCGCTCGACGCTCCCCCGCCCGAGGTTCCGCCCGAGCGTGCCGCCGAGAGGGCGCGCGTCCCGCGGTAGGTCGCGCGCGGCATCCGTCCTCGCCGACGCGCGGCACTCGTCCTCGCCGACGCGCGGCATCCGTCTCGCCGACGCGCGGCACTTTCCTGCATGCGCTGCACATCGCGTTGCAGCGTTCGCCGGAAACTGCAGCGCTCGCGTCGATCGCACGGACGGTCTCTCGACCTCTGACACCGCGCGGCGATACCGTCGTCCCATGAGCGAAGACGCCCGCGACACCCTGGCCCGCGTCGAGCGCGAGGAGGCCGAGCTGGTGCTCCCGCGCTTCGATGTGACGGATGCCTGGACCCTCGGATCCCGGATGCGCGACGCCGCGGCATCCGCTCGCCTGCCGATCGTGATCGGCATCACCCTCGGTGAGGCGCGCGTCTTCCACGCCGCGCTGCCGGGATCGAGCGCCGACAACGACGCCTGGCTCGACCGCAAGACCCGCGTGGCGCGCCGGTACGGGCGGTCGTCGTACGGTGTCGGCCTGTCGTTCCGCGCCGTCGGCAAGGACTTCGATACCGATGCGCGACTCGATCCGATGCACTACGCCGCGCACGGCGGGGTGTTCCCCCTCACTGTTGCCGGGGTCGGCGTCGTCGGCACGGTCGGGGTCTCGGGGCTGCCGCAGGCCGATGACCACGCTTTCGTCGTCGAGCGTCTGCGGGCGTACCTCGACGGGCTCGATTGAGCGCCCTCCGTCACGTCGAGACTCACAGCGAAACCTCGGTTAACCGTCGTTTGCATCGGCGCGGATCGGGGCTAGTTTTGCCTCATCGCGGCGATCCGGGCGGTCCCGGGCACCGGCTCATACCGGAAGCGTTGCGGGTTCGACTCCCGCCGTCGCGTCCACTTCAGACAGCGCGCCGATCGACCGGCGCCCGACCAGCACCGAGAACGCTAGAGATCCCGAATCCTCCGAGCCGCCGCCTCGTGGATCCTCTCGGAGCGTTCGCGCGCCTCACG
This window of the Microbacterium sp. SSM24 genome carries:
- a CDS encoding ATP-binding cassette domain-containing protein; the protein is MANEPIIEAQGLTKRFSVKKKTVEAVTDLTFQVQRGELVAFLGPNGAGKSTSLRMLTTLIPPTSGTARVVGFDILRQPSDVRARIGYVGQLTSGSFSQRARDELLSQGAFYGMSKAASRSRADELIESLDLSGFATRSVQQLSGGQKRRLDVALGLMHAPPLIFLDEPSTGLDPQSRANLWQHILDLRATYGTTVFLTTHYLEEADRYAERVMVMDKGRVIADDTASRLKADLAGDLLTLGFASPADAAAAVSVVQGLTDREVRREGDVDVSLTAPDGDALLPAAVRALDAAGIQVTRATGVPPTLDDVFLALTGRTLREAGEGSDEESTNETDDLDKGAARPLDPAAAPAASDSPTAEAAKTGAQR
- a CDS encoding helix-turn-helix transcriptional regulator — its product is MSDTTTRALSLLNLLQTHRHWPGSELADRLGVTERTVRRDVERLRELGYRIESISGSAGGYRLEAGSAVPPLLLTDEEAVAMAIGLRVAASQRLVSGPETTITALAKLEQVLPAPLRRRVNALAETVQPAGLNAGAAVSSDVLGELALACRDHERVRFTYTAASGDVTVRRVEPHSLAPADRHWYLLCWDVEKEDWRTFRVDRLTGVEHTRVLFEPRPLTAEEVEEFIFVARSWVRQAVEADAVMDLPLDAMRELFGQWGQGASDEGDGRTRWPVGGADFRETMYGLTWIPAGVEYTTDLAAPARDELREVLERMLRALDAPPPEVPPERAAERARVPR
- a CDS encoding heme-degrading domain-containing protein, with the protein product MSEDARDTLARVEREEAELVLPRFDVTDAWTLGSRMRDAAASARLPIVIGITLGEARVFHAALPGSSADNDAWLDRKTRVARRYGRSSYGVGLSFRAVGKDFDTDARLDPMHYAAHGGVFPLTVAGVGVVGTVGVSGLPQADDHAFVVERLRAYLDGLD